ggtaccaaaaatgcattcatttgtattcattcattttatctgttttcagtagctatttttgacgcattcgttatcagtttttacggcttcactatcactcaagtaggatatcagtgcGGAAAGTAACAGACTTGTAAaccacaaattttcatggagatcaaagcacctgcacgaagattgattatcattgtgtcaaataaattttgagatgttctttctattgaataatgtaacgatttcattcagtcgctcatatctttttaagtaagagacagttttgtagcactctgtctgccgggacaccatgtGTAATACCTAtaataggttcgttcatatgcattcgatattttcagtggatgtgaagaatagcaaatctaagtttgatgtctcattaaaaaaaaaaagaaatgtcacaccgccacgcttcgtaTAAGTGCATGACatataggtgggctgaaattaatttggtttaaaatgaaacaaaggcctatatgcccataaatgcaccattatatagagttgaaaaaaaaattgactgttCTCTACCCCAaatgagtcgtgttatctttgtaattattgttctcattattaaagaatgaaaaagtgaatgaaaaatatctacgtattcattgataaattatataggcccaagagtgtgcaacataaaatacatgtatcatattaatttctaaattcatgaagtgtgctgatatgtggaacagagtacattatcatgaaaataaaataatataacattttacactagcaaaaaatgatgaaaatcttggttgtttattttttttttgtcaactcatcccagccaatcgatatcgaggtggacttcaagcaatgtacatacaactctcaataaaaaaaaaaccttattaagagaagcaaaagtgtaacatctacgtaaataaaagtaaagtaagtcactgagcatttatgaatctaCGTTACAACTACAGTTTTAACACGTcagcgtaagaaatagattttatatcaacgtaaccaacttcaactttgaaacaggcaagctagcaaaagaattcaagaaacatttctcagtttataagtaaagtatataatctagaaaatttcctttcacgttacagtcatattaccagaataccgattttttttttctcagtttcagttgtgtttcttttcttactTCTGGTATTTTTGTCTGGAGAGTCTAATTCTGTCATGTTTGCTGTTTAGGGTTTGTTCTCTTTTCCctctcttcgtggcccttttcttttcttcagtgggccaggagtggATGAAGAAactgacgacatttaactttttaacgtgaccAAGGATTGCATATGTTTTTTCTTAAtacctgaacaataaatgagtgctaagaaagtacgtctgcacctgctgcaaccactgtcaaaaagtgctcggtatttgatcgagtgccggtcgaagcatgatcgagtttagtcgagtatcaatcgatagcagtcctgtatcggtcgtgtagctgtcgagttattcatgaaactgatgaatcctggatcgagatgatctgaaatcaatcgtgtagcattcgagtataactcgagatgatcgggaactgagctcggggaaaaatccgtcccgaccacactagatttctatacgaccgattcccgatcagcacgatctcttctcgatcactacccgagctgttggtgttcgggcttcctactcgaatattttggacatgtccaaaattatcgtgaaggaagcaggagcgatgccgatcaaggtagattgaccccgaataccaatgccgagcgagcccgaccaggctaaaaaagcttgatcgggattgatcgagttgatctgatcggcagtgggaacgtaccATTAAAAGCTAGCATGTGGGACATCCAGAATTCTGCGAGTACAGTATTTTGTTCAAATATTAGAAATATTACCAGATGTTTTATGACTGGTAGCTACCACGTCCTTGTTACTTTCCATGTGGTGTTTTTTATTGATTTCCTACAAAACGTCTGTACTAAGCCTACGGCGGCAATTGTAACCACTGTAACAAAAGGCGTGCCTCCCCTCAATTCAGTGCGTGGTGCAATGTAAACAAACCCGAACAAAGTGAGCCACGAATTTGCGCCTTTTAAATGGCAATTACATTTTCCGCATAGGAGCGCACGATATGAACAATGGCGTCCGGGGCGAGAATGCGGTATTTCGAAAACAAGATGCCGGATTGTGGATACGACGAGGAAGTCCATATCCCCGTCGACCAGATTCGAGCTCGAATCGTAGCTGTGATTGAGGCACTTCGACAGAATGTTGTCCCCAGCCAGCAGGCGTGCGACGGCGGAGTGTACGTGGGCATCGCGGGCATTTCTTACGCCCTGATGTATGTCGCCCAATCGAAGCAGATACCCGAAAAGGAGAAGGAATACTTGGAACTTGCCGAACAGTATCTTAACGTAGCTTTGGACTATGAAGAGAAGAGGCATTCGCCAGAAATGCGATCAGCATTTCTTCTCGGTTCCGCCGGGGTATTTGCAGTGGCAGCTCTTCTATATAGGGCTCTTGGGAAGGAGGAAAAAGTACAAGAATACATAGGAAAGTGAGTAAACCTACACGAATAATAGCACATGGGACTGTGTGCAATAGTTCCATGTGTCCACATCATATCATTTATACAATAGAGTctgcgccttttttttttttcatggcatgcATAGGAAACGTTTGAAGAAGTAGTCAGTCTTTAATGTTAAAGAATTTCTTCATTCAAAGAGAAtgcaatgtttaaaaaaaacagtGTCAGTAGAAACTAGCATTTAGCATGAATGATACAGAATTAAATTGAGTGGGTGACTTTACGTAATACTGTACTGTACTACTACTAGCATGACTAGATAAAAGGAGGTGAGTGAAATAAATGGATTGAAATAGTAACAAATTTAGAGTCAAACTACAACTTGTACAAGAGAGGGAAACATCAAAAATTGACGATAATTGTTGAAAAACCCACCACCGAGGTTCAACCTCGTACCTCCCTTGCAAAATTCAACTGCATGCAAAAGCATGCAAAGgcataactgcgaccagcagccccgaACGCATAGCAtatggggctgcggactgtagcattcaggattaTGACAGgggtagtatcgcggataaatatcgacttaaaatcgaaaactttcttcaatttgaagacttacaggtgaagttGAAGTGTTTGGCAAGAGGTAacgtgcaacgtttggttctgccaatagtccctttctgttcgaattgatgacttaatgtgactcggtcgagaggaacctgggagagctacactgaattgacggccagcgtatgcgcacacagacatcttatccggTCAGttcaatggatttgaaatgtgtgcgtatgtgatgtgtgcgcatgcgctggctgtCAGTTCAGTctagctctcccaggttcctctcgaccgagtcacattaagtcatcaattcgaacagaaagggactattggcagaaccaaacattGCACGTTACCTGTTGCCAACACTTCAACTTCACCtctaagtcttcaaattgaagaaatttttcgattttatGTTGATATTTATCCGTGATACTACCCCTGTCATAATCCTTAAtgctacagtccgcagccccattacgctacgtgtgtggggctgctggtcgcagttagcaaAGGCAGATCAAATTTTGATCAGCGTTAATATGGTCAAATTATTGGCAGCTTGCTTTGAAGGACATAAGTGCACTCAAGTTCACACCGTAatcacagatagatagacaacaTAAACCTGTGCCAGGGAGTAAAATTAAGATTTTCATATTTGAGCAGTATTAAGAAAtttgttacatttcattttttttttcttcctcatctctTGTCTTTAATATTCAAAGCATTGACAGCTGCATcttttcttatttgacttgaaCAAAGTGCAGTAACCATTTTCATGGCACAATTCCTATGCGACTTTACTGTGCTGTGATGATATTTCTTTAGTGTCAGGAAGTGAAAATTATGGTCCGTATTTCTGGTATTAATCCAACCGTCATTGAAAGAGCTCAATTTAAGGCAGTTTCGGAAACAACACCAGCACCAGCACCCGCATCGAACTGGAAGTCGCAAAAGGATACTTGTACTTCTGCTGCAACTGGATGGTTCTACTGTAGAATAAAAGAAGAGTAGATGTTGTCACAATTGTAGTGGTACTGGTAGTAACAGTAGAGATGATTATTAATGATGGTTTAGCAGCACATCACAATGCAATGGTTTATATCTTTATTACCAACTAGAGTAAAATACCCTGTTTGCGGAAGGCTCTGTACAGGGTGCCTATTTGTGGCCGGggccatttcattcattaatgaaAACGCCCAATCAGGTGTCACTTTCCATAACACTTGCGAGTAATTCTTGCGTGTGTTCTAAAGTGAAACTGTAAGCACAAATGATGTCATTAGCTGTTTTATTGATAATCGATGAAAGTGCCCACACAGAAATAGGCACCCTGCCACATATATTGGATATATTACTCTATATATAGTGATTTGATACTGAAATATGGCATTTGCACTGTAGTTCATGAACATGTTTCTTGGAGACATGAAATATGCAAGACAATGTGGgatcattatatttttcatttcagatcATCACCAATTCAGCTTCATTCatctttttgaagtttttgtccatttgtttgtttgttcatatgtttgtttataatacatatgtgtgtatacTTCTAGATACGCCAGTCTTGCAGGAACTTGCTGTCAGCAGGGTGACTACCTTGGGTGTGGCTCTGACGAGGTGCTGGTGGGGCGGGCCGGCTACCTGTGTGGCGCTGAGATGCTCACCAAGAAGCTTGGGCAGCAGGTGAGGCAGTGGTTGATGCTGATACTTACTTTGCATTGAAGTGTTGGAAAATGGAGATGTGGAGAAGTAGAGTGTGAGGcatgtttccccccccccccctttcagacATTACAGAAATCTCTCTTGTTACCATGATTGCAATCTCTATTTAACCCTCTTCATGCCACATTAATCTCTCATCCATAGCTCCGTGTGTAAATGTGTGCACATTTGACAtactggcacagaaagggttaaagaatCATTGTATTAAGATATTTCCATCGTCTGAAAGCAAAATATTGTTATCATGCGTTTAGAATCTTAATTTGCAAATGAACGTCAGGAGCTGTTTTCAAATCATAATTTGCTTGATTCATGTTGCGCACTTCTTGTTCTGAAAGACTTGACCTCCAAAACATGATTGAGGAGATGGGGCTTTACTCAGTCCTACATTTACTTCCACCCACAGACCAGGGATTGCATACCTCCAACACTCAAATCAAGATTACAATCTCGATTCATGATACATAAGAGCATCTGAACATTCCGTAAGTCAGACCAAGATTACAACTGTGATTCATAAAGATGATTACAAGAGAGATTTTTTTATCGGCTGAAAGAGCTCTTCAGTGTGTCCTGATGACtttaatgtttgtgttttttgcagagcTCTCTCAAGCAGCATAAGTGAATATCAAAAGTAAATTTAGTGAATTAATGTTTGGTCCATGATAGAGCTGAGCACTGTTAGGAGgtgtagttaaaaaaaaaaaaatctctgaaatgatgTGTTGATTTTTCAAAGCAAAAGTACACTTGGCAGCAATGATTCATTCTACTGCATATCTCGAGAACAAATTTTAGTTCCTTTTCAAGATTGCAGTTTTGACAAATATTGTTTTTCCAGTAGAACATATCTTGTATACATCACATATAATGGATGTTTCCACTCCAAAAATATGAATTACTTTAATGTGAGAGATGACCATTATAGTAAATAGGTGGAGTAAAATATGCGTTGTGACTGGTTAGATTGCATTACATGAATATGGAAAATTTTTAGTATCATAGGCACGGATTTGCCATTATACCGAATGCTTACAGTGCGCCTACGCTTTCTCTACGCAGAGATTCATGCAGCGAGGGATGTGTGTAGGACAAGGCCAAGCCTTTCAACGTATGCGCGCGTAGAGCACAGGACGCACAAAGAAGCAGTTTATTACATGCAAGTCTACTCAGCAATATGCATACGCGGCTGTGCTAGCTGTATGTCAGTAAGGTTATCGGTACGCAGCGTGTGATAAATCAGTACGGTGAGTCTGATAATGATACACCTAGATCTACTACTTCTAACGTTAGttggtctagggcaattaccctgtggtcaattaccccagacccttccccttcACCCGAATCTAATCCTAAACTTAACCCAGCTTAACTCTGCGAAAAGGGGCGTAAgctttttaatttttgtaacGGTCATGGAAGCACTGTGTGgggtgaaggaaaaaaaatctcgaaagttcacctcctcgCATCTCCCTTGTTTTATCATCAAATTCCTTGAAACTTCACGTACAGTTATGTATCTAATATGAATATGTCATCCTTCGTCTGAATTTTGGCAAAAATGCTGATGTATCATTCCAGATAtttgtgtttttctgtttgagtCGATCGTGGGAAAGGGTTACAATTATTTCCCGACACAAGTTTGTCAcagcatgaatatgcatttgatgaACATATTGCTAGTCTGTACAAATGTATAACCCAGACTCACTTCCTGCaaagttttgtgtttgtgtaattAGTAGTTAGGTGAAAATCAAGGCAAATACTCAACCAAATTTGAGAGAAAATACTGGACATGTGcaactagatcatcctcctgcACATGCCTTCTCTACTGGTCAGCGCACGCTAAAGCCATCAGTGGTGTCGGGTTCAGTGCAAGGCAACAGGGTTCGGTTTCGTTCCGCAAGGTGATGAGTGGGTGAGAGATGAAAACCGATACCTGGGACTGCGTACTGCTTACTCTGGATTTTACGTGGGTCACAAATGACAGTGATCTCTTTTTTTCCCAACGTAACCGTGCAACAGATATTACAGGAAAGATATTTGGAACACACTATGGACATACTACCACAAGTCATATaccaaagtttcatttttgggcaatgaaaaaaaatgtgagaaaataatacttttttaaagggcaaattttctttttttaaaagctAAGTTCTGATGTTAGTTTCAAAGGTTTATCCtcaatgaaactcaaataactaacattgcaacttagagaatagtttctccttcaatttgctgtatagatttaatcCTTTGATGGCTTCTCAGGCAAGATATTGTGATTGTCCCTCAAGCTTTCCCCAGCGGTTTTGTGGAAACACATTGTTTACTGTATGCAAATCAGGCAGCGAGGTCAAAagcttttggcgagttaattgTACCTTATCACGGAGCCTGTTCTATTGATGCACCAGTACTGGACTACACACGTACAGAACTCCAAATGCTAAATTATCCCTTGTGCAGCACTCGTGATGAATTGATATTTGTTGTTCTACAATCCAGCATCGTGCATCATAGCGCATGCCCTATTTGTATAATAGTAAACCTTTCAAGAATTTCAAAAAATCTGTGCATATTTGCTTGAGACTGATTGGTTCAAACCGTTTGCCAATTATACCCAGGATCCATAACACACTATAATTTGTGTTAACACATTGTACCACTAAAGGAACCAAGGAGCAAACCATGTTTATAagaaatgggtacctggcaacgctagggtaataataatagcagggccctctggtagagcagtggcaacactgaagaggctaccctgggtaaataagaccttattattatcatattattattatatgcttgtttctttttttcttgtacctGTCTGTTGTATTGATGCCTACATTTGCAGAGTGGTATCATCAAGCATCAAAGCCATACATGAATTCATATGACATGACTTACAGTCCCAGAtccgaccttttcttttttttttttattggtccAAGGTTCTCAGTGATGAGGTGACTTTTGCAATCTGCCGAGCCATGGTGGACTCGGGGAGAAGCTATGCCCAGCGGCACAAATCCCCATCTCCCCTGATGTACGCATACTACAACACAGAATACCTTGGTGAGTTTCTGTCTCCATGACAACAGGTCAGGAATGGCATTCAAAACACttgaaaaaaagcaacaaaatggTGGTTCtttaaaagctgttattttcacaagtgtttaattttcatgaattctgTGAATCACTGTTGGGTCGTGAAactaacaacacgcaaaaacatcGCTACCTGATCTTGATTGCATGAAGTTGCGGGGTGAGAATGGACAGGCAGTTGTGCACTTACTGTATGAAAGCCTCGGTATCAAATCCCTAAAATAACATCTCGCAAACATTTCTGTGACttcctcattcgcaaaaatatctgctcgcaaaaataacagcttttacagtaattgtgAGCATTTAACAATATCATTCAAGAGGGGTAGCATACCAAGGAGCTGGAGAGAGCACAGCAAGAAGAATTCACCAAGGATGCTCATTCGGACATGTAACTAAGTTCAGCTGATGGGgcagtttatttcatttaaaaaaataaataaataaaaaaaaaaaaaaactccataCTTGCTCAGTTTCTAATAATGTGATGCTTGCTCTATCATCATGTACAGGGAGTTGTCCAgcaaatgtcaacattttggtTTCAGTGCATAGTGCTCTTTGCGAGGGGAAAG
The sequence above is drawn from the Diadema setosum chromosome 19, eeDiaSeto1, whole genome shotgun sequence genome and encodes:
- the LOC140242571 gene encoding lanC-like protein 3; the encoded protein is MASGARMRYFENKMPDCGYDEEVHIPVDQIRARIVAVIEALRQNVVPSQQACDGGVYVGIAGISYALMYVAQSKQIPEKEKEYLELAEQYLNVALDYEEKRHSPEMRSAFLLGSAGVFAVAALLYRALGKEEKVQEYIGKYASLAGTCCQQGDYLGCGSDEVLVGRAGYLCGAEMLTKKLGQQVLSDEVTFAICRAMVDSGRSYAQRHKSPSPLMYAYYNTEYLGAAHGLSGIVQMLLNYPTFVKSDPSIEADVRRTVDYLVSCRMPDYNVPPTVAECTQQRPPEHELVHWCHGAPGVIYLFGKAFLLWKDPMHLIASRKCADLTWQKGLLRKGPGICHGIAGNGYVFLLTYRLTGDCKFIHRALKFSEFMQTEEFVKGARCPDAPFSLFEGWAGTVCFLTDLLQPHNAEFPFFDIF